CAGCAAAAAATCGATTAATACATTGATAATTAATGAATTAATGCCATCTTACTTAGCCCTCGAGGTCAGATAAAAATCATCATCTCGTTATCATTATTATAACATTTATCGGTGATACCTATTTATAAAACAGGGAAGGTATATGAAGATTTATGTGATTTCCGATCGTACTTTTGGCGTTAAAGCACGTTTTGCCCATTGATCATGGCCTTTTTTATCAATATGATAATGATTATCATTTAATATTCAGGATCGATAACCATGCTTTCCGTGACTGCCTGGCTGCACCACCAGATTGACGAATATAAATTTCAGATTCGCGATGCCACTGTTGATTTCTATATGGCGGAAGCTCGTCTGAACCGTCCGGGAAGCAATATTGATCATTTGCGTCGCTTTCATAACGCCTGCATGGATATGGTTGAGCTCTGTCTAAGAAATGGCGATGACGACAGTTATCTGCACGCGCTGGTCAAATTGCACAATCGGTTGATTAAAGAGATCAATAATGAAGGGCGCTGCCACCTCTTTCGCGTGCAAAGTTACTACTTTGCCCGTAACACGCTAAAGTCGATTTGCCATCAGTTAAGCATGCAAGGCTCATGGGATAAAGCGACCGCTTTTCAAACGGACTTCGTTAAGCGCGTACCTTTTTTGCCCTAAAAAAACGCTCTTCACAGAACAACGGAACCAGTCAGCAGTCTGGTTCCGTGTTTCATGTTTACGGCGTAATCACCGATGTCGTCAAACGCGAAATGCAGCACAGGCGCTGTTGATTATCAAAAATCTCAATCTGCCACACCTGGCTCCGGCGACCAACGTGAAGTGCACGACACACCCCCCGGACTTCCCCTTCGCGCACGGCACGCAGGTGGTTGGCATTGATTTCCAACCCCACCACTTGCTGATCGCCTTCGGAACATAAATAGCCCGCGACAGACCCCAGCGATTCGGCCAGTACAACAGACGCACCACCGTGCAGTAAACCAAACGGCTGACGTGTACGTGAATCCACTGGCATCACCGCTTCCAGAGAGTCATCCGCAAGATGGGTATAGCGAATACCGACATGGCCAACCATGCACGCTTGACTCTGTTGATTAAGCTGCTCCAGCGTAACCTGTCGTTTCCACAGCATCAGAGGATCTCCAATAGAGCCTGTAACGGATGGCGCAACGCGCTGCCTTCCATGCGCTTCACCTGACTGCGGCATGAATAGCCGGTGGTCAGACAGCGTTTCTGCGGTAGTTTCTGCAATACTTGCTGCCAGGACAGCGCATAAATTCCCTGCGATTTGGCGAGGTTTTTGGTTTCATGGCCGTAGGTTCCCGCCATGCCGCAGCATCCGACGCTGACATTCTCCAGTTTGGCACCAAAGCGCGAGAAAATGTCGGACCACTGTTTCGTGCTGATCGGCAGTGCCGTGGTTTCCGTGCAGTGCCCCAGCAGATACCAGGATTCGCCGGTAGCAGGCTGCGGTGTGCTGTCTGCCAAAGCCGTCACCAGCCATTCATGTACCAACTGCACCTGAAAATC
The window above is part of the Pectobacterium araliae genome. Proteins encoded here:
- the menI gene encoding 1,4-dihydroxy-2-naphthoyl-CoA hydrolase produces the protein MLWKRQVTLEQLNQQSQACMVGHVGIRYTHLADDSLEAVMPVDSRTRQPFGLLHGGASVVLAESLGSVAGYLCSEGDQQVVGLEINANHLRAVREGEVRGVCRALHVGRRSQVWQIEIFDNQQRLCCISRLTTSVITP